The following DNA comes from uncultured Acidilobus sp. JCHS.
CAGGGAGGCGAACATCACAATCGCTATTATCAGGGCCCCCACTATCGCTGACTGTGACCTCCTAAGGCCCACCGACCATCACCTCGTACTCCCCTGAGTTCGTGACAAGGGTCACCTCTACCGGCGCCCCTGACGATGCATTGTATGGACAGTAAACCTTAGCCATCTGGTAGGCCGGCAGGGTGACCGGGGTCGTGTAGTTCCTATTGCCAAGTTCCACGGTGCAGCTGGCAGGCGTTGAGTTGACCAGCACCTGGTACAGGCTTATGCCGTAGGGTCCCGTGTGGAAGGCCACCACCAGGTAATTGCCCTGCCTGCTTGACATGACTGGCACCAGGTAGGCTAGCTGGTTGAAGGCGTTTACAGAGTAGCTGTTGTAGTAGCTCAGGTAGTAGAGGTAGTAGGCCAGGAAGCCGGCGCCCACCCCTAGAACTACGAGGATCAACAGGATCTCGGCAACTACGTCGCTTATTGACCTCAAGTCTCGCTGAACCCACTATATTTTTAGAAACAGTCTTTAAATATTTATGTTTGGCTTACGGCGAAGATATGTAACTGCAGAGCCTATTCAGAGCCCTGGCCCATGCATAGCTGCCACCGATATCACCATGAGCGTTGAACCGAGGGCTGACAGGAAGGCGAAGTACTCCAGCGACCTTGGGGCGTAGTCATCTATTATCTTAGCAAGCACGTAAGCTGACGCCGCGGAGAGGACCAGCAACGCGTAGTACATGAAGCCCAGCAGCTGAACTAGGGTTAAAGGGCTGAGGCCCTGCGAGCCCGGCAGGGCGAAGCCCGTGAACGTGCTGGCCACGGACACGCCAACGCCTGCCACGACGCCATATACTGCCACGCCCATGTAGACCACCATGGCATATGACCTGAGCCTGTTGAACAGCGTGAACTCCATCCTGTCGAGCTCGGCCGCGTACCTACTTATCACCTCCAGGACCTCCTTGGCCCTGCCGCCGCTCCTCCCAGCTACCGGTATAGCTGACAGGAGTATCCTGACGTCGCGCGGGGCGTCCCCGAAGACCCTCCTGAAGGACCCCTCGAGGTCGCCCGTGAGCTTATAAGAGCTCGCCAGCGCCCTTATGAGGTCCCTTAGGGGTCTCTCAACCAGTGACGCTGAGGCCGAGAGGGCTTCTACCGTAGACTGGGCAGAGGCCGCGATGCTCGGGTAGACCTGCAGGAAAATCCTTGACTGGTACTTGAGATCCGTAATCACTTCGTGGCCTCTCCTGAAGGCTATGGCGGGAGGTATGACCGCCAGCACTATTATTGCCTCCAGTGACAGTATTGAGACCACGCCGTAGGGCACTGGGAGCATGTTATCGTAGAGTGTGAACCTCAGGGCCCCTGGGACCATCTGCAATAGCAGGAGGCCGTCAAGGACCAGGGCTATTCCAAGCGCTGCGTAAAAGGCCTTCGCTAAGTTGCGCCCTTTCCAGTAGCTCAAGGCCATCACCTACAGCTTAAGCTTTGACATCTGGTTGTCAACGAGCACCACCGTCATCACTGACACTATGGGCAGTATTATGAAGACAGCCAGCGTCACAAGCGACATGGGCGAGAGCCCCTTCACCGCGTAGGCCGCGAAGAGCAGGGCCGCTATGGTAACTAGTATGGGCAGTATAAGGCCCACAGTCAAGAACATCTCCAGCAGCGACCCCACCGTCGCCGAGACCCTGTCCACGAGCGAGTAGTAGTAGTTGATGTAGGTCTCCAGCTGGTACCTGACCACTGAGAGCGGGTCGGAGCCCGTCTCAACGGCCTTGGCCAGGGACTCCGCCAACACCTTTACGCTCCTTGAGGGCGTTATCTCGGAGAGCCTCCTCAGGACCTTAGAGGGGTCCCCGCCAAGCGACAGGGACCTATGAAGGTAGTCTATCTCCACGGAGAACTCCTTGAGCTCATCCCTGTAGTCATAGAGGCCCAGAAGGGCCTCGTGCACTTCACGCCCTCCGGCGAGCAGGAGGGCCAGGGTTGAGGCGAAGGCGTGGAACTTGGCCTCCATTGCGTCGCTCCTCGAGGAGAACCTGAATGCCGGGATGACCCCCGAAAGTGCTAGCGACAGCAGGAACCCCATGATGGCCAGGAGGGCCGCCACCAGGACAGCCATGTAAAGGCCGTGCGGAAGGGCCAGAGCAAAGCCTGCCACGACGAGCGCTGCTGGGACTATGACCAAGAGGGGCATCACAACGGAGTCGCAGTACCTGTCTAGGCTCTGCGAAACCCCAGAGCCCAGGACCAGGTTATCTAGGTCAGGCCTCATCCTTATGACAAGCCTGCACGGCAGGGTCTGCCGTGGCAGCCTGCGCTCCCTGGCCCTCTTAGGGCTAGCGGTACCTGAGCTCGTACTCCTTCACCTCCGTGAGCGCCCTCTGGTAAACCTCCTCTGGGTCCCTGCGGTAGAGCCTCACAGCTGAGTGCAGTAAGGTCACGTCAGCGTCCTTGGACGTGAGCCAGCTGAGCACAGTGGCCCTACGCCTTAGGTCCTCGAGGGCCTCATCGTAGCTTACCAGTCTGAGGCTGGCTATAGTCCTTAAGGTTACAAGGTCCCTGGTCAACAGGGGCCAGGAGTCGTCCTCAGGCCTCCACGTGATTATCTCCTGAAGCTCTACGTCGTCCAGCTCAGGGTTGTACCTTACGCTTTCGTGGACCCTGACGACCCTCCTCACGACCTTGTCCCCTCTTTCAACCCTAAGTATGTTCACGAAGAGCCTGACCGCCGCTATGAGGCTGGCCGGGACGCTCATGGGTGGGGACTTAAGCCTCCTGACCAACACGTCCGCAGACTCGGCGTGAACCGTCGTGAGGCCGCCATGGCCTGTAGCCAGGGCCTGGAAGAAGCTGTAGGCCTCCCTAGACCTTATCTCGCCTATAATTATCACGTCAGGCCTCTGCCTGAGCGCCGCCTCCACCTGGGCCTGAAGGGTGACGCTCTGGACCTTCTCGTCCGTGGAGAGCCTCGTTACCATGGCCCCCCAGTTCTCGTGGAACGGCAGGTGAAGCTCTGGCGTGTCCTCCGCCGTGACTATCTTGAACTCAGTAGGGATGAACATAGTTATAGCGTTAAGCAGCGTGGTCTTCCCGCTTCCCGTAGGCCCATATATTATGATGCCCTGCTTCATTTCAACGGCCATCCATAGCAACGCCGCCACCAGAGGGTCAAGGACCCTCGCCTTCAGCAGCTCTATGATTGTGAAGGGCTCGGACCTGAACTTCCTTATGGTGAACTGGGGCCCGTGCCTTGAAGCCGTGTCAAGGACTATGTTAACCCTGTACCCCTCGGGCTTCAGCACGCCCTCAACGATCGGAGTCGCGACCGATGGCTCCTTGCCCCCCTTGACGCCAAGCTTGGAGACCAGCGACTTGAGGTATTCTAGGTCGCCTATGACGATATTTGTGGTGAGCCATTCGTACCTGGTGTGATATATGAAGACGGGTATGCCTATGCCGTTACAGGATATGTCCTCTATATAGGGGTCCCTGATAAGCGGGTCTATAGCGCCATACCCCACGAGCTCCTTGGCTGCGTGATAGGCCACCGCCGAGGCCGCCTCATTGACCTTGGCCTCAAGGTCAGGAGAGGCCTTCCTGAAGAGCCCTCCCTTCACCTTAGACCTCACTATTGTTCGGGCTATAGGGAACAGAAGCTCGTAAGCCTTCTCCACGGTCGCAGCCGCGTTGACCTTTTCCAGCAGGAGCGCGTCCTTCGACACAAGGCTCAGGATCTCCGTAAGGGAGTCCTGCCTGACCCTCGTGTCGAGCTTAGGCTCTATAACGTTATAGTACCGTCTTCCATCGGGGTCCTCTACGATCATCGCCTCAACCAACGGCCTGCCAAGCAGCATATATCTCTCAAGGACCTTGACGCCTTGTTGTATCTCAGCCTGGGCCTCCGTACCTCTTCCCCTCTACCGAAACACCTAAGTACAGTTAACCGTTAAAGGCCTAATATCAACTTGCCTTCCTGATGGACCTCGAAGGCCTTGTTCGCGTTAACGCTTACTTGGCTTAGTTTAAGTCCTAGGTATTACTACTACTCTGCTGCCCACTGAGAACCACGAGCCCGTAGAGTACAAGGGCGCCCTCAGCGACTGCGCCAGCCCTTGACATGAGCCCCCTTATGTAGACGGGCTTCCCTAGCGAGAGCTCCTGAGGCGAGAAGGGGGCGTCCGAGCCGTTGAGCACCACCATGACCCTGCCCTTGAGCCTCCCCAGGTCGTCAAGGCTCAGCTGCTCTGAGGCGTTCTCCCTGTCTATGAGCAACACGCTGTCAGGCGCGTAGGCCTCTACGGCGTCCTTAAGCTCAGGCAGCACCACGAAACCCCTCCTCTCCTTAAGGAGCAGCCTGAAGACCTCAGGGACCCCCGACTGGGCCGCCGCCCCGTAGACCTTGGTGGCTATCAGCGTGGGCAGGCCTAGGCTGACTACTACCCTCGCCGTGTCCACAAGCCTCTGGACGCTTGAGACGTTATGTATGACGGGCAGTACGTCGTTCCTCAAGCGCCTCCCCCTAAAGCTCGTAACTGAGGTCGCCTGGGATCCTCGGCGCCGACCCAGCAATATCGGCTATAGGCATCTCAAGGTCCTCTGCCAAGGTCTCGAGCGCGCTGAGAGCCTCCTCAACCCCCTTGGCCTGAAGTGAGGCCTGTCTCCTTGAGCCCTTATCATATACTGCCACGGTGACCGCTGACCTCTCTATCTCCCGTGCCCCTATGTAAACTATGACGGCTGGCTTAGGCCCTGTCTCAAGCAGCCTGACGTCACCTGACAGGGAGGTCCTGGTGGTCTCCATGTAGCCTGACCTGAAGCCCCTTGATATGAGCCCTACGTGGAGGGCCCTGGCGAACTCCACAACCTTCTGGTCGAGCTCCTCGCCGGCCCTTATGCCGAGGACCGCGAACTGGAGGGGAGCTAGGGCGAAGGGCAGCCTCCCCCTGTAGTTCTCAAGGTATGCGCCCAGAAACCTCTCAATGGAGCCCAGGAGGGCCCTGTGTATCATGAACACGTTGATGTCGCCGTAGAGCTCCCTGACTACGTCATATACCTTGAACCTCCTCGGTAGGTTAAAGTCGAACTGTATGGTGCCCAGCTGCCAGTCCTTTGCGGCCGGCCCTGAGCCAAGCCTAACTATTACGTCTATCTTGGGGCCGTAGAAGGCGGCCTCGCCCTCCGCCGCCTGGTACTCGAAGCCGTACCTCTTCGCTATGCCCTCGGCGGCGCTCCTGAGGAACTCCTCAGCGCTCTCCCACTCATCCCTGGTACCCATGAAGTCAGTGCCTATCTTGCCCTTGTCTGAGAGG
Coding sequences within:
- a CDS encoding Threonyl-tRNA synthetase, producing MDFAQELDLVVKPESTLPGLNKEVGSLLGQGIPLFSIGGGYFRAALSQVLINFHARRGYYIAETPLISGGDLFEVSGHMGYYRQNMYVFKLEDREYAIKPMNCPFHVVIFLSELGRHRNKVKLPFKIFEVGRVHRLEPSGSVYGLLRARAFTQDDAHIVTPEKDALQVISSVFDDMMTIYSKVFNIDLTPETIRLRLSLSDKGKIGTDFMGTRDEWESAEEFLRSAAEGIAKRYGFEYQAAEGEAAFYGPKIDVIVRLGSGPAAKDWQLGTIQFDFNLPRRFKVYDVVRELYGDINVFMIHRALLGSIERFLGAYLENYRGRLPFALAPLQFAVLGIRAGEELDQKVVEFARALHVGLISRGFRSGYMETTRTSLSGDVRLLETGPKPAVIVYIGAREIERSAVTVAVYDKGSRRQASLQAKGVEEALSALETLAEDLEMPIADIAGSAPRIPGDLSYEL
- a CDS encoding Bacterial type II secretion system protein F domain; this translates as MRPDLDNLVLGSGVSQSLDRYCDSVVMPLLVIVPAALVVAGFALALPHGLYMAVLVAALLAIMGFLLSLALSGVIPAFRFSSRSDAMEAKFHAFASTLALLLAGGREVHEALLGLYDYRDELKEFSVEIDYLHRSLSLGGDPSKVLRRLSEITPSRSVKVLAESLAKAVETGSDPLSVVRYQLETYINYYYSLVDRVSATVGSLLEMFLTVGLILPILVTIAALLFAAYAVKGLSPMSLVTLAVFIILPIVSVMTVVLVDNQMSKLKL
- a CDS encoding Bacterial type II secretion system protein F domain, which codes for MMALSYWKGRNLAKAFYAALGIALVLDGLLLLQMVPGALRFTLYDNMLPVPYGVVSILSLEAIIVLAVIPPAIAFRRGHEVITDLKYQSRIFLQVYPSIAASAQSTVEALSASASLVERPLRDLIRALASSYKLTGDLEGSFRRVFGDAPRDVRILLSAIPVAGRSGGRAKEVLEVISRYAAELDRMEFTLFNRLRSYAMVVYMGVAVYGVVAGVGVSVASTFTGFALPGSQGLSPLTLVQLLGFMYYALLVLSAASAYVLAKIIDDYAPRSLEYFAFLSALGSTLMVISVAAMHGPGL
- a CDS encoding RecB-family nuclease, producing the protein MRNDVLPVIHNVSSVQRLVDTARVVVSLGLPTLIATKVYGAAAQSGVPEVFRLLLKERRGFVVLPELKDAVEAYAPDSVLLIDRENASEQLSLDDLGRLKGRVMVVLNGSDAPFSPQELSLGKPVYIRGLMSRAGAVAEGALVLYGLVVLSGQQSSSNT
- a CDS encoding Type IV secretory pathway, VirB11 component, and related ATPase involved in archaeal flagella biosynthesis, giving the protein MLLGRPLVEAMIVEDPDGRRYYNVIEPKLDTRVRQDSLTEILSLVSKDALLLEKVNAAATVEKAYELLFPIARTIVRSKVKGGLFRKASPDLEAKVNEAASAVAYHAAKELVGYGAIDPLIRDPYIEDISCNGIGIPVFIYHTRYEWLTTNIVIGDLEYLKSLVSKLGVKGGKEPSVATPIVEGVLKPEGYRVNIVLDTASRHGPQFTIRKFRSEPFTIIELLKARVLDPLVAALLWMAVEMKQGIIIYGPTGSGKTTLLNAITMFIPTEFKIVTAEDTPELHLPFHENWGAMVTRLSTDEKVQSVTLQAQVEAALRQRPDVIIIGEIRSREAYSFFQALATGHGGLTTVHAESADVLVRRLKSPPMSVPASLIAAVRLFVNILRVERGDKVVRRVVRVHESVRYNPELDDVELQEIITWRPEDDSWPLLTRDLVTLRTIASLRLVSYDEALEDLRRRATVLSWLTSKDADVTLLHSAVRLYRRDPEEVYQRALTEVKEYELRYR